Genomic segment of Arachis stenosperma cultivar V10309 chromosome 4, arast.V10309.gnm1.PFL2, whole genome shotgun sequence:
CCTAGTCGACCATCTAATGAAAAACTGAGGCTGATTTAGATTCTATTTCTCCAACAAATGTTGGTGTGCAAGCTTGAAGCAACAAAACTTTTGAAGAGAATGCTGGGAAGAAGAAACTAGATTAATTGAAACTAATTAGCACTTTTGTTAAAAACTCATCATATGTATTTTGGAAATGTGATTAGTCGTAGGAACTTTTCCAAATCTTAACTAATTATAAGAAATTTCTTCAGGTTAGTTTATATTTCGTTGGTTGGTTAAATTTGTTTCAAAGATGGAAATATCTTGATGTTAATTACTCTGTGTGCTTAGGTTTTTACTTATGCTTTTGgttctatcatcatggagaacATTAGTAGGGGATCAAGTAGTACTAGTACTTTATTAGCATTTAAGCATCTAATTTGGTTCAGATGGGACAATAATTGCTTAACaaaaaagttattattattaatttccatTCTCATCAATAATGAGACTAGAGTTAGATTCAAAATATATTCAAAATATATTCTAATTTCATCTATCATGGTGGAGCTAACATAGTGCTTCATTTCTCACTTGATCGTCTATTTATTATGTAGGTGTACTATGAAAtgaaaaattagatttttactTGTCAAAGTAGACTTTGGGTTTTTCACAATATTTCTATGTTTATTTACTCTTACATGTGCTTTTAATTTATTAACCTTTGTGCATATGTTGACTATGACTAAGATTGTACTATGGTTTATGTCACTGCTGCTGATTCTGATGAAAAGGAATGTTACTTGAAAATTTATCCATGAAATCTTATTGAAATTGACAGGAATGAATTTGGTTATGAAGTAAGACaacattaataaaatataatgcTAGGTTAAAGTACCAAACCTAGTATGCTTTTAGTTCAAAGATTAAGCCAAGCTGCTGCACAATTAGTTTTGCTTTCAAACAAATGCATGCACATTTATCAAACAAGCAGCGCAAATTCAAAAGTTGAAtggtttaatttcttttaatttgatgcCTGAAAGTTGCTGCATCTATATTCCGATACTATGAATTAAATTTTGTAGCACTCTTATTCATTGGAGAGAGTGAATTTAGGGAggatttgattttcttcttctgaATGGAGCTGAAATTATTTCCTTGACTTgtgtaattaataattaaattctaCTGCCTTTGCAGCCTGTaactgaaaacaatgccaatcTAAAGACATGCTTTTTTCATGTTCTCTTCAAGCCTCAAGGTTTGGTTTATCTGATTATGATCTCTTGCCATATCTTCCTCTTCCTATGAGTCATATCTTCCTATTAGTGTGGATGAATAATCAAatgtgtttttgttttattttttaaattatttaaagtttgaaattataagattaaaattagttgaattttaaaatttgattaatttaaaggGGTAGATTTTGTCTAACATAAAGAAAGATATTTAAGTCTTTTcataacatttaaaaaaatattttttttattttttttaaattataagggtattttagtaaaagtattgatatgatatatattttttaaaaaaagattagaTGCTGACGTGGAAAATATAGTCCATGTGTCGTTTTGTTATTTGTCCACGTTCTTAACGTATCGGTACGTATGAATTTATCATTGTACCGAAACAAACACCTTTGATGTATTATTGACTTTTGCAATAGAATTACATGTCAcaacgaaaataataataaatattaataataagatAAAGAATAATTGGAAAAACAGGGAGGATATGGTGGGTGCGTGTCTTGTTCCCATTTGAAGTTAATTGTGCAGAGAGATATCGCAAAAGCGTGCTTTTGGACAAATCCCCTCCAATACCAAAGCAAAAGAAACTACGCCTTCTTCCTTGCTTgctattctcttctcttttgacACCAATCCGAAATTGATTCTGAGAGCATCTTGTCTTTTTATCTGCAAATTAAAGGCACCAATGTGTTTCCCAGGTAAGACATCATTGCTATCTTGTTTTTGCTCAAATTAAGATTCACCAATGGATCAAGTTAAGTACCTTCTGAAAAAGCATTAGTTAGGTAGAGCTTAGGAGGTAGGTAGTGACGGCCCTCCCTCACGATCCCAAGTTAGATCTAAATACAATTTGCATACATCAAATCAAAATACTACTAGTTTGAAACTACAACTCTTGCTGATTCACTTCAAATGCTTAACCCTTCAGTGGCTTTGTTCTAATCTTAGTAATTTATTCATCACTAGTTGCTACTGAATCACAACCATTTataatcttttatttattttcattttccaAATAGGTGGCGTGTATCGACTTGCGACATTTCATTTGTAAATCGTAATCAATCTAGCTTGGGAAAGTGAAAGTCATGTACACTTATGCTCAACTTTATTAGTCCTTTCTAAGAGATACCAACAGCTAGCAGCAAGGATTATAACATTTTGATCACAAGCCATACAAATAAAAGATGCCACAGGTTGTAAATCCCAGGCAGGATATTTTGCATACCTATTCCTCTGCCTGTTTCAGAGAGCACTTGAAGGAGCCAGCTGATTCTAGGATTTCCCATGTGGTTTTCAGCTTGTTTTCAAGGCACCATCGTGGCAAACTTTGTCTTGGTGACACAAAAGTTAAGCCTTTGAAATTGATGAGGCGCACATTATGCCCTTGTAGTAGAACAGGAGTTGTTgcagatgaacatcaagaagaCTTTCCTGATGAAGATGAGGACCTGTGTCCTGTTGATTGTGTAAGGGAATTCACGACGGATGAAGAGTTCTGCAGGATTCTGGACAAGGCTAAAGGAACAGGATCTTTGGTGGTGGTAGATTTCTACCGCACCTCTTGTGGAAGCTGCAAATATATAGAGCAGGGTTTTGCCAAGTTGTGCAAGAAGGCTGGTGATGATGAAGCCCCGGTTATTTTTCTAAAGCATAATGTTAGTATATATAAACATCAGTGATTCTTATCTTTTGTTGATTACTGGACTGAGCACTCATGCTATCTAGAAACTCTTTTATAATGCTATTCCTTGCAGGTAATGGACGAGTATGATGAGCAATCCGAGGTTGCAGAGCGACTAAGAATTAGGGTATCTCTCTTTAGTTTGTTATGACATGTCTTTGTAATTCTTCACAGAATCCTCAGAATTTTAAATCAGACAGTTCGGTcccaataaattt
This window contains:
- the LOC130973086 gene encoding thioredoxin-like 4, chloroplastic; this encodes MPQVVNPRQDILHTYSSACFREHLKEPADSRISHVVFSLFSRHHRGKLCLGDTKVKPLKLMRRTLCPCSRTGVVADEHQEDFPDEDEDLCPVDCVREFTTDEEFCRILDKAKGTGSLVVVDFYRTSCGSCKYIEQGFAKLCKKAGDDEAPVIFLKHNVMDEYDEQSEVAERLRIRAVPLFQFYKDGVLLEAFPTRDKEKIVAAILKYSSLERQDILC